A region from the Aegilops tauschii subsp. strangulata cultivar AL8/78 chromosome 5, Aet v6.0, whole genome shotgun sequence genome encodes:
- the LOC109762214 gene encoding UDP-glycosyltransferase 91C1, whose amino-acid sequence MLASVPIYLHIRSPFSCCSTRPESNTLINLVFLRPPLPMGSAHVHMEEAGGQLEVVMFPWLAFGHMLPFLDLSRRLAARGHDVAFVSTPRNIARLPSVPPHLSGRLRFVPLPMPRVDGLPEGAESTADVPPGEDGLLKMAMDGLSAPLAAFLADAVAAGRRPDWIVHDFCHHWVPPIADEHKVPCAVFEIVLAGLVAFMGSRGAHTAHPRTTLEDFTVAPGWYPFPSTVAYRRHEAGWLAGTFRPNASGVPDIHRFWQMNERCRLAIYRSCDEVEPGMLALLTDLFQKPSIPAGVLLPPPDLGGDDGGVRPDVMRWLDDQPAKSVIYVALGSEAPVTLKNLHELALGLELAGVRFLWALRTPGGMSDSGTGADDRGVLPDGFEERTRGRGMVETGWVPQVRALAHGAVAAFLTHCGWGSTVESFAFGHPLVMLPFVVDQPLVARTMAEKGVGVEVARDEADGSFDRDGVAAAVRLVMVDGEGKVLASNAKKLQEVLADQERQERYIDDVVKHLRRYHICVL is encoded by the exons ATGCTTGCATCCGTACCGATATATCTTCATATACGATCACCATTCTCATGCTGCTCCACCAGACCAGAATCCAACACCTTGATTAATTTGGTTTTTCTCCGGCCTCCATTGCCGATGGGCTCAGCTCACGTCCATATGGAGGAAGCCGGCGGGCAGCTGGAGGTGGTTATGTTCCCGTGGCTGGCGTTCGGGCACATGCTCCCGTTCCTCGACCTCTCCAGGCGCCTCGCCGCCCGCGGCCACGACGTCGCCTTCGTCTCCACGCCGCGGAACATCGCcaggctcccgtccgtgccgccGCACCTGTCAGGCCGCCTCCGGTTCGTGCCGCTGCCAATGCCGCGCGTCGACGGGCTGCCGGAGGGCGCCGAGTCCACCGCCGACGTGCCGCCCGGGGAGGACGGGCTCCTTAAGATGGCCATGGACGGGCTCTCAGCCCCTCTCGCCGCATTCCTCGCGGACGCCGTCGCCGCTGGCAGGAGGCCCGACTGGATCGTCCATGACTTCTGCCACCACTGGGTCCCGCCCATCGCCGACGAGCACAAG GTACCCTGTGCAGTATTCGAGATCGTCCTCGCCGGCCTGGTCGCCTTTATGGGATCACGGGGGGCACACACGGCGCATCCCCGCACGACGTTGGAGGACTTCACCGTTGCGCCCGGGTGGTATCCCTTCCCTTCCACCGTGGCATACCGTCGGCACGAGGCCGGGTGGCTCGCCGGCACTTTCCGGCCCAACGCGTCCGGCGTTCCCGACATACATCGATTCTGGCAGATGAACGAGCGTTGTCGCCTCGCCATCTACCGCAGTTGCGACGAGGTCGAGCCCGGGATGCTCGCCCTCCTCACCGACCTCTTCCAGAAGCCTTCCATCCCCGCCGGGGTCCTGCTGCCGCCTCCCGACCTCGGCGGCGATGACGGCGGTGTCCGCCCCGATGTCATGCGATGGCTCGATGACCAGCCCGCAAAGTCAGTCATCTACGTAGCGCTCGGGAGTGAGGCGCCAGTGACGCTAAAGAACCTGCACGAGCTCGCGCTCGGGCTTGAGCTCGCCGGCGTGCGCTTCCTGTGGGCTCTCCGGACGCCCGGAGGCATGTCCGACTCCGGCACCGGTGCGGACGACCGCGGCGTGCTGCCCGATGGGTTCGAGGAGAGGACGCGTGGGCGTGGCATGGTCGAGACTGGGTGGGTGCCGCAGGTGAGGGCGCTCGCGCACGGCGCGGTAGCCGCGTTCCTGACGCACTGCGGGTGGGGCTCCACCGTGGAGAGCTTCGCGTTCGGCCACCCGCTGGTGATGCTCCCGTTCGTCGTCGACCAGCCGCTCGTCGCGCGGACCATGGCGGAGAAGGGGGTCGGCGTGGAGGTGGCGAGGGACGAGGCCGACGGCTCGTTCGACAGGGACGGCGTTGCCGCGGCGGTGCGGCTCGTCATGGTGGACGGCGAGGGGAAGGTGCTCGCGAGCAACGCCAAGAAGCTGCAGGAGGTTCTCGCCGATCAGGAGCGGCAGGAACGGTACATCGACGACGTTGTCAAGCACCTGAGACGTTACCACATTTGTGTGTTGTGA